A portion of the Gigantopelta aegis isolate Gae_Host chromosome 10, Gae_host_genome, whole genome shotgun sequence genome contains these proteins:
- the LOC121384630 gene encoding M-phase inducer phosphatase 1-like, with translation MTLLLQSMYFGRFKRNSFDKNIITLLQLFLMYTQQLLFLSCRKHRGFGKNTIILSLLEENMQNLVFDSPGGLMTSSPRSSSPFALSLAHLEDEMSRDSGFGSPDCAFQKDGSDQPPPCVSSSGGSREKKTSRRCLFSDFKSAFASKRSRGDDEDLGSAFKRIRVQDTLDYQLCLSPPLSRLRQSEGSTHEQVKSAVDRLQRTENLIGDGSQNHVLPTTCGRHQDLKSISPQTVYDLLRGKYSDVIKQHDIIDCRYPYEFDGGHIQGAINIFTEEGISELVENHQSDGRRHVLIFHCEYSSQRAPKMMRLLRSQDRKSNSDQYPFLYYPEIYLLDGGYKEFFSYHKDFCVPQSYLSMHHEDHAADLRHFRVKSKSWTAGESRGRSRRSLICQSPLFS, from the exons ATGACGTTGTTACTTCAGTCAATGTACTTTGGACGCTTCAAACGTAATTCCtttgacaaaaacataataactttattacaattatttttaatgtatacacagcagttgttgtttttaagttGCAGGAAGCACAGAGGTTTTGGGAAGAATACCATAATT CTAAGTCTTTTGGAGGAAAATATGCAAAATCTAGTATTTGACAGTCCCGGTGGTTTGATGACGTCATCACCACGAAGTTCTAGTCCATTTGCTCTCTCATTGGCCCACCTTGAAGACGAGATGTCACGTGACAGTGGATTTGGTTCCCCGGATTGTGCATTTCAAAAG GATGGTTCGGACCAGCCGCCGCCCTGTGTTTCGTCGAGTGGAGGGTCTCGGGAAAAAAAGACTTCTCGCCGCTGTTTGTTCTCAGACTTCAAGTCAGCGTTCGCCTCAAAACGATCCCGTGGGGACGATGAGGATCTGGGCAGCGCCTTCAAGCGTATCCGAGTTCAAGACACCTTAGACTACCAG TTATGTTTGAGCCCGCCTCTCTCTCGTCTCCGCCAATCAGAAGGATCGACACACGAGCAAGTCAAGTCGGCTGTTGACAGGTTACAACGAACAGAGAATCTTATTGGTGATGGCTCTCAG AACCACGTTCTTCCGACAACCTGTGGACGACACCAAGACCTCAAGTCAATCAGTCCGCAGACA GTGTACGATCTACTTCGCGGAAAATACAGTGACGTAATCAAACAGCACGACATTATCGACTGCAGATACCCGTACGAGTTCGACGGCGGACATATACAG GGAGCCATAAACATTTTCACGGAGGAGGGGATTTCTGAACTGGTGGAAAATCATCAATCTGACGGCAGGCGACATGTTCTCATCTTCCACTGCGAATACTCATCACAGAGGGCGCCAAAAAT GATGCGTCTGCTACGGAGTCAGGACCGGAAGTCGAACAGCGACCAGTATCCGTTCTTGTACTACCCCGAGATCTACCTGCTGGACGGTGGATACAAGGAGTTCTTCTCATATCACAAG GATTTCTGTGTTCCCCAAAGCTACCTGTCGATGCATCACGAAGACCATGCGGCAGATTTACGTCACTTCCGTGTCAAGTCGAAATCGTGGACTGCCGGAGAAAGCCGAGGACGATCGAGGAGGTCTTTGATTTGTCAATCTCCTCTATTCTCCTAA